In Dyadobacter subterraneus, a single genomic region encodes these proteins:
- a CDS encoding RagB/SusD family nutrient uptake outer membrane protein, whose protein sequence is MKKLRFSKIALVVAFGLLSYACQDSFLDKPALGALSDAQLSTKAGVDNLLIGAYAALDGNGVGAASAWDAAADNWIYGSIAGGDAKKGSDGADQPGINSIMIYSAGPSNGFFNSKWKAVYEGINRANTVLKFVPLVTSGMTDAEKTSYSAQARFLRGHYYSELKKMFNMVPWVDETTENPAAVKNDVDIWPNIEADFKYAMDNLPATQSDVGRVNKWAAAAYLGKTYLYEKKFAEAKTTFDQVISSGVTSNGIKYDLMPQYQDNFDAAKKNMAESVFAIQMAANDGTNTIDNANTGGMLNFPYNSPFRCCGFYQPSLDLANSFQTDANGLPLVDNYNATTVKNDMGIKSDAAYTPDGTVALDPRIDWTVGRRGIPFLDWGNHPGQAWIRDQSYAGPYSPKKNMYYQATQDKYSDQHSWAPGTAINVLVIRFADVLLMAAEAEAQAGSLEKAQEYVNRVRARAAKPESWVYTYADPTKPMGGYTKTPAANYKVAVYPAGAFAAKGKDGALKAIYFERKLELAMEGHRFFDLSRWGIAETTLNAYVAFESKITPDVSGGKFVKSRNEYFPIPQTQIDLSTRNGVSSLKQNPGYQ, encoded by the coding sequence ATGAAAAAATTACGATTTTCCAAAATAGCCCTAGTCGTTGCTTTCGGATTGCTTTCATATGCCTGCCAGGATTCTTTTTTGGACAAACCGGCATTAGGCGCTTTGAGTGATGCCCAGTTAAGTACAAAAGCGGGTGTTGACAATTTACTGATAGGTGCTTATGCTGCCCTTGATGGAAACGGAGTTGGAGCAGCCAGCGCCTGGGATGCAGCCGCGGATAACTGGATTTACGGAAGTATTGCCGGTGGAGATGCAAAAAAAGGAAGTGACGGAGCTGATCAGCCGGGTATCAATTCCATCATGATTTACAGTGCAGGACCAAGTAACGGTTTTTTCAACAGTAAATGGAAAGCGGTATACGAAGGTATCAACCGCGCCAATACGGTTTTGAAATTTGTTCCTCTGGTTACATCCGGTATGACGGACGCAGAAAAAACAAGTTATTCAGCGCAGGCAAGATTCTTACGCGGACATTATTATTCAGAATTGAAGAAAATGTTCAACATGGTTCCCTGGGTTGATGAAACTACTGAAAATCCTGCTGCCGTAAAAAATGATGTAGATATCTGGCCAAATATTGAAGCGGATTTCAAATACGCCATGGATAATTTGCCTGCAACACAATCTGATGTAGGACGTGTGAACAAATGGGCCGCTGCTGCCTATTTAGGTAAAACTTATTTGTATGAGAAAAAATTTGCAGAAGCAAAAACGACTTTTGATCAGGTAATTAGCTCTGGTGTCACAAGCAATGGTATCAAATATGACTTGATGCCACAGTATCAGGATAATTTTGATGCGGCTAAGAAAAACATGGCTGAATCAGTTTTTGCGATCCAGATGGCTGCAAATGATGGAACAAACACCATTGATAACGCCAATACCGGTGGAATGCTGAATTTCCCTTACAACTCTCCTTTCCGTTGCTGCGGATTTTATCAGCCAAGTCTTGACCTTGCCAATTCTTTCCAGACTGATGCAAACGGACTTCCTTTGGTTGATAATTACAATGCAACAACTGTGAAAAATGATATGGGGATAAAATCGGATGCAGCTTACACGCCTGACGGAACTGTGGCTCTTGATCCGCGTATCGACTGGACGGTTGGCCGCCGCGGAATTCCTTTCCTTGACTGGGGTAACCATCCGGGACAAGCCTGGATTCGTGATCAGAGTTACGCCGGTCCATATTCTCCAAAGAAAAATATGTACTATCAGGCTACGCAGGACAAATATTCTGACCAGCATTCATGGGCGCCAGGAACAGCAATTAATGTATTGGTTATTCGTTTTGCGGACGTTCTTTTAATGGCTGCGGAAGCCGAAGCTCAGGCTGGAAGTCTGGAAAAAGCGCAGGAGTATGTGAACAGAGTTCGTGCCCGCGCCGCAAAACCGGAAAGCTGGGTTTATACCTATGCAGATCCAACTAAACCAATGGGCGGATATACCAAAACACCGGCTGCCAATTATAAAGTTGCTGTTTATCCGGCAGGTGCTTTTGCTGCAAAAGGTAAGGACGGAGCGCTTAAAGCAATTTATTTTGAACGCAAACTCGAACTTGCTATGGAAGGTCACCGTTTCTTTGATCTTTCGCGTTGGGGCATTGCTGAGACAACCTTGAATGCTTATGTCGCTTTTGAAAGCAAAATCACCCCTGATGTAAGTGGAGGAAAATTCGTAAAGAGCAGAAATGAATATTTCCCGATTCCTCAAACACAAATTGATTTAAGCACTAGAAATGGCGTTTCTTCTTTGAAACAAAATCCAGGATATCAATAA